The region CGCGCTCTCCGACCATGCCGAGCTGCATGAGGACGCGGCCGAGATCCACTTCTTTGGTTTGCTCTTGAACCTGCTTCGCCTCATCCAGTTGCTCCGGTTTGACGTAGCCTTTCTTGACCAAATAATCCGCCATCGGCATACGAGTGACTGCCATGCTTACTGACTCCACCTTCCAGACCCAAACGAGCGCCGGCCTCTCGTGCGCCGCTCAGGAATCTCCTATTGTAGACCAACTTCCAGCCCAGATAGGGGGATTGTTCCGACCTCCCCCACTATCGCTCCAAATTGAGACGCGCGTTCTGCCGCCGAACGTTCAGTTCGGCGCCAATTCCTTGCCCCAACAAACGAGCGCCCGGCGAGGGCGCGATCGCCATCGCCGGGCTCGCACATGAGAGGCTCTTTAACGGCTTTCGAGAGCCGGCCAGGGCCGGAGTCCGGGGCCTTCGTAGATGCAGGCCGGGCGGATCAACCGGTTGTTGTCGAGCTGCTCGATCGCATGGGCGCTCCATCCTGTCACGCGCGCCACGACGAAGATGGGCGTGTAGATCTCGATCGGGATGCCCAACTGGTAGTAAGCGTATGCCGCTGGGAAGTCCACGTTCGGGATGATCCCCTTGATGTCCATCATCGTCTTCTCGACGATCTCGGCGGTCTCGACCCAGTGCATGTCGCCTTTGCGTTCGCCGATTTCGCGCGCAAGCTTCTTAAGGATCGGAACCCGGCTGTCCCCCTTCTTATACTCGCGGTGGCCGAAGCCCATGATTTTCTTCTTGGTCTCGAGGGCGTCCTTGACCCAGGCCTCGGCCCTATCGGCAGACCCGATCTCGATCAGCATCTTCATGGCTTCTTCGTTCGCCCCGCCGTGCAGCGCCCCGTGGAGCGTGCCAATGCCCGTGACGATGCCGCTGTAGATGTCGCTGAGCGTCGCGACCGTCACGCGGCAGGCAAAGGTCGAGGCATTGAAGCCGTGCTCGGCATAGAGAGTGAGCGAGGTGTCCAAGACCTTCTCGGTGAACGCATCCTGCCTTTTGCCGTGGAGCATGTACAGGAAGTTGCCCGCGGTTCCAAGGCTGGGATCGGGTTCGATGATTGGCTGTCCGTGACGAATCCGGTGCGAGTTGGCGACGATCGTCCCTGCCTTCGCCGTGATGCGAACGGCCTTGCGGACGTTGGCGGCGCGATCCAAAGGAGACGTTGCGTAGTCCGGATCGAAAGATGCCAGCGCCGCAAACCCCGCCCGCGCATAGTCCATCGGATGGGTATTCGTGGGCAGGAGACGAAGCACGTCGTAAACCTGTCCGGGAATCTGGCGCTCCTCGCCGAGCGTCTTTCGGAACGCCGCAAGCTCCTGGGCGTTGGGGAGCGCGCCGTGAATCAATAGGTGGGCGGTCTCCTCAAAACTTCCCCATTCGGCGATGTCGTGGGCGTCGATGCCCCGGTAGATGAGTCGGCTGTGTTCCTTGTCGATCTCGCAGATCTTGGTGATCCCGGCGACAATGCCCTCAAGCCCAGGGCTGTAATTTGGATAAGCGGTAGCTGCCATGTACCTAACCCCCCTCTCGATGCGCGCTTCCAGACCAACGTCGGTCCTTGTCGTTGTAGGCTCGGTACTCGAGCGTCTCGTATAGCTCAGCCCGGGTCCGCATCCGGTCGAGGATCCCCGCCTGTGTGCCCGTCCGCACCAGTTCGGCGTAAGTTTCCTCAACGGCCTTCAACATGACCCGGAAGGCGGTCATCGGAAAGATTACAAGATTGTACCCAAGGGTCCTGAACTCAAAAGTTGACAAAAAAGGAGTCTTTCCGAACTCGGTCATGTTGGCCAAGAGCGGCGCTGAAACTGCGCTCCGAAACGCCTCGAACTCAGAGGCAGATTCCAGCCCCTCGGGGAAGATCGCGTCGGCCCCAGCATCTTCATAGGCTTTGGCACGATCAATGGCCGCATCGAGCCCTTCCACGCCTCGGGCGTCGGTCCGAGCGATGATCAAAAAGGAGGGGTCCTTCTTGCTGTCCACGGCAGCGCGAACCTTGGCGCACATCTCGTCCCGCGTGATGAGCGCCTTGCCGTCCAGGTGCCCGCATCGCTTGGGGCTGATCTGGTCTTCGATGTGGATGCCGGCAAGACCAGCCTGCTCCATTTCGATGACCGTTCGCGAGACGCTGAGCGCGGAACCAAAACCCGTATCGGCATCGGAGATCACCGGGAGAGGGGCAATCTGAGTGACATAGCGAGCCTGACGCGCCATCTCTTCCAGGGAGATCAGTGCGATGTCCGGCACCGCCAGCAAGCCGTTGGTCACGCCCGCCCCGCTCAAGTAGAGGCCCTGCGCTCCGGCACGATGGGCAGCCTTCGCGGTGATCGCGTTGAACACGCCGGGAAGCATTACGATGTCCTCCGCCATGAGTTGGCGAAGGCGCGCCCCAGGCGAGGGAATCGAGGGTCCAAGCATGGGGAGCAGGTTACCTCTGACATTGCGATCCCCTGGGCGACTATGGAGAGCATGAACTTCGCCAGAAACGCCCAGCAATCGTCATGCGCGGCAAATGTCGGTTTGCAAGAAGAGGTTCTATGGATTCATGTCCCCGATGGATCGCGGGCAATCGCTCGCGCGCACCCTTTGGCGGCCGCTCTACCTGAGTGGTGGTGTGCTGTTCGTGGCCATGGGGGTCATCGGCATCTTCGTTCCCGTCTGGCCGACCACCATTTTCTTTATCATGGCGCTTTGGGCCTTCAAGAGAAGCAGCCCGCCGCTTGAAGCCTGGCTTCTGAACCACCGCCTGTTCGGGCGCACGTTGCGCGATTGGGAGCAGGGGCGCTCGATGCGCCGCAGGGCCAAGGTGGTTTCGATTTCGGCCATCTGGCTGTGTATGGCGATCTCCGCCGCCTTGACCCAGAAGCCCTATGCCTGGGCCATCCTCGGCGGGATCGGGATAGCTCTGACAGTCTATCTGGCCACTCGCCCTACAGCGCCGGAGTAGCCCGAAACGCGGCGATAGCTTCAAGCGGGTCCAGCCCGGAGTGGGGCCGGGAGACCCACTTCAGAGCGCCCGAATCGGCGAGCCTCCAAAGATGGCCGTCTCCCTTGCCTGGCGAAAGGCCGACCCGCGGCCCAAAGAGGAGCCGAGATGGGCGCTCCCCTGGCACGATCCTCAGGAGTGAAGCGGGATCGAGCAGGTCGATCCCGTAGTCTTTACCGGTGACACCAAAGGCCGCGGCGAGCTTCCCGGGACCGCTGAGAAGGTCGGTCTCGCCCTTGCACTTTGGACGCCGCTGGGCCATGAGCTCAAGTCCTGTGAGAGGCTGAGCCGCGCGGATCAGCACGGCGGAACCCTCCCCTTCGGGTCCGGCAACCACGTTCAGCATCCAGTGGTTTCCATAGGTGAAGTAAGTGTAGGCGTATCCCGCTGGACCGAACATCACGCGGTTTCGGGGCGTTATTCCGCGGAACGCGTGGCAGCCAGGGTCATCGCCTCCTCGGTACGCCTCGACCTCGACGATCTTCGCCGAGAGTTCCTCGCGAACAAGGATGCAACCCATAAGCGCGAGCGCAGCTTCGTGGACGCTTGAGGCGAGGCGCTCGCGAAACGGCAGCTCATGGGGCATGGGGAAAATGTAGCAAAAATGACCGGCAATTGGCCTTGGCAAATGCGCCAACATGCCCTATAATAGTAGACATATATGCACTATATTGTTTATGTGCGTCTGCTTCATTTCTATGCTTCAAGCCTTGCCGAATCCCGACCGGATCTTCAGGGCCGGCCATTCATCGTTCACAAAGACAAGGCCGTTCTTGAAGCGAGCTCCGAGGCGCTGTCTCTCGGCATCGCGCCAGGCATGCGCCTGCAGGAAGCGAAAATCCTGCTCAAATCCAACTCTGGAGTCTGCATCGCATGGGAAGAGGATCTGTTTCGAGCCCATCAGGAGGCCTGGCTGGACGCGTGTTGCCGGTTTACCGACGTCGTCGAGCCCGACCGGCAGCATGGGGCTTATCTCGACATCTCAGCGCACCCCGACCCCTTCGATATCGCCGAGCAGCTCGCCTTGAGTCTCAAGGACAACGGCTACATGGGCTCTCGAGTCGGGCTATCCCGGTGCAAATGGGTTGCGCTACTGGCCACCGAGCGCCTGAGCCTCGATGTCGGCAGCCCTGAATGGCGGGTCACGGCGTGTGAAGCCATCGAGCGCCCGTCGGAGTTCCTTGCGGCGTTCCCCACCGATTGCCTGTTGCCGGTGCTCCCCGAGCATCGGCAGCGGATAGGCTTCCTGGGCTACCGCACGATCGGCGAAGTGCAGCGCATCCCCATGCGGGTGCTCAAGGAGCAGTTCGCGGAGCACGCACCCCTGATCCACGCTGCATCGAGGGGCGGCATATCGGAGCCCGTCGCTGCGGTGTATCCCAAGGCGCGCGTGTTGGCGGCAGTCGCCTTTGAGGGGGGAACCGATTCGCCTGAGACCCTGGATCGAGGCCTGCGCGATCTCGGCCAACGCGTCGCCGGCATGCTGATGCGGCGGGACGCCGTCAGCTACCACCTTCAACTTGAGATCGAATACGAAGACGGCAAGTTGGAACCCCGACAAAGGGTCTTCGCCAAGCCCATTTCCAACCTTGCAAGCGCGATCATGGCGATCCGGCTCCTCACGGGGGAACGGTTTCAGCAGCCTATCGTGCGGATCTCAGTAAGGATCGACAAACTCGAACCCGCGCAGAAGGAGCAGTACGAACTCGGCGGCCGAACCGCCTCTACGGTCCAAGCGCTGCACCTCGGCAACGCGTTTCGGTCCATCCGCACGAGCTTTGGCGACCGCGCCATTCAGAGCGGCGCCTCTCTCCCCCTAACGAGGCGCGAAAGGGTACTGAAAGCCTGGAAGGAAGCGACGGGCTGGGTGTAAAGATGGATCCCAAAGACCGCAAGCAACCGCCTGACAACACGCTTCTGGCGCGATGGCGCGAAACCGGCGAGTGGTGGTCCGGCGCCCCACAGCTTGAGTTTGCGCGTTATCTCGATGGGCGAGGCATTCGGCGTGAGAAGTCTAGGGAGGGACCCAGCATCGGCCAGTTCCGTTCGACGCCACCCAAGCCCGAGGATCAGGACTACCACGACGAATGGAACCTGCGCCTGAAGAAGACGCGCGACGAGAAGGTCGCCAAAGCCTGCGGCCTCATCCCCAAAGAGAGGATTTTGGAGGATGAAGCCACCTCGCCCCATCGGGGAGAGGTCGGTGAACGAAGTGAACCGGGTGAGGGGGGAATGGGTCCGAGGTCTCAGGTCCGAGGTCCGGGTCCCGAGGGGAAACAGGGACAAAGGGACGAAGGGACAAAGGGACGGAATCCCACCTCGCCCCATCGGGGAGAGGTCGGTGAACGAAGTGAACCGGGTGAGGGGGGAATGCAATCACCTCGTGAACGCAAAAAGGAAGAAACCCTCTCCATCGGTGAAGCACTGACCCCCTATGGCGTCTCACGAAAAGAGGTAGGCCGCGCCAGAAGGCTCGGAACGCTCACCGAACTGAGCCCGCAACACGCGATCAGAACCTCGAAACTACATAGCGTCTCGAACTCGACAAAACCTCTAGAGCGCAACTCCAGAGGAGCATTGCCGAGACCAAAGGGCCGACCTGCTGGAGCGAAGGGCGAAGCCCTGGACCGTGGCGCCCAATCGGAGCCAAGCCCCGAAGGGACGACACGACTGACCCTACCCTACGCCCCATTACACCTCTACACCGGATACGCCTTTGGCCGGGGCACCATGCTCGCCGAGGAAATCCCGCTCATTTGTGCTGCGGCCGGCATCAAGGTGGCTGCCATCGCCGATCCGTTCGCACTCACGGGCTGCGTCGAGTTCGTCAAGCGGTCAAAAGCCTCCGGCATCAAACCCCTGGTCGGTGCCAGCGTCCAACTGCCCGAGGGCGGCTGGCTGGTGCTCATCGCCAAAACCAAGGTGGGCTACCAGAGCCTCTCGGAGCTGCTTTCCGCGTGCCATCTGGATGAGCCCAGGCAGTTCCCCATGGCCACTTGGTCCCGTCTGCAACGTTACAGCCGCGATCTGATCTGCCTGACCGGAGGTGACATCGGTCCGCTGGATCGCTTGCTTGTTCAAGGCCAACTCCCAGAAGCGCAAAAACTTGTCGAGCGGCTTTGCGAGATCTACGGGCGCTCGAACGTCGCCATCGAAATCGAGATGAGCTATCTGCCCTGGCAGATCGTCGCCAACCGCCGCCTGCTCGAACTGGCGGAGGCCTGCGAAGTCCTGCCCGTAGCGGGGGGTTGCATCACCCACGCAAGGCCGCAACACTTCCCCGCCCAGGACATGCTCGTCTGCGCCGAGACGCTGTGCACCGTCGACGAGATCATCGGGCGCAAGCTCCAGCGGGAAGCCAGCCAGCCTCAACTCGACCCGCGCCCCGAGCGAGCCATCAACGCCGAGCGCTACCTGAGAACCCCAGCCGAGATGACGCGCCTCTTCGTCGACCGTCCGGACCTTCTCGAAAACACCCTCCGTATCGCGGATCGCTGCGAGGACGACGTGCTGCCAGGGCGCACCCGTCTGCCCGAAATCTTCCCGGACCCCTGCCACGCATTGAGGGAAATCACGTTGGCGGGGGCTCACCAGCACTATGGGACGATGCAGCCCAGGCTCAAAAGGCGCATCGAGCAGGAGCTTTCCCGCATCAACGCGCTCAACTTCGCCGACCACTTTCTCGCGATTTGGGACGCCTGCAATTGGGCTCGCGAGCAGGGCATCCAGTTCAGCGGACGGGGGTCGGTGGTGGATTCCGCCGTCGCGTATTGCCTGGGGCTCTCGCGCATCGACGCCTTCAAGCACAACCTCCACTTCGACCGATTCCTGCCCGCAGATGGCAGCAAGCGCCCGGATATCGACGTCGACTTCGAGGCGCGGCGACGCGACGACGTCAGGCTCTATTTCGCTCGCAAGTACGGCGAGGACAGGGTTGCCGGCATCTCCGCCATCGGTGCTTATTGCACGCGTGGCATCATCCGGGAAGTCGGCAAAGCGCTGGGACTACCCAACGAAACCATCGGGTTCCTGGCCAAGAAAGTGCACGGGGGAATCCCTCCCGACCAGCTTGAATCGGCGCTCACCAGCAGGCCCGAATTGGCGGGTTCGGGGATTCCCAAAGAGCGGTTCCGCTGGGTCTTTGAACTCTCGGAGAGGCTGATGGACATCCCGCGCAACATGCGCTCCCACTCGAGCGGCCTGCTGCTCTCCAGCCGCCCGATCCGCGAGACCGCCCCGCTCCTCTGGAGCGCCTCACCGTTTTCCATGGAGCGGATCCCGAGTAATGGTGATCAGGTTTTCAGGTTTTCAGGTTTTCAGGATTATTCAGCAGCTATTGCCCACTCTGACGATAGACATCTCGCCCCTGAGCACCTGAGCACCCAAAACCTGAACACCACTTCCTCCCCCCTCTTCCCCATCATCCAGTGGGACAAACGCTCGGCCAAGCACTTCTTCGACAAGTTCGACATCCTCTGCCTGCGCGGCCAGGACGTGCTTTCGGGAACCCAAGAGCGCATACGGCTGAGAGCGAGGTCTGAGGTCCGATGCCCGAGGTCCGAGGCATCGCGAAGCGAGGAATCTGATCGTCATCCTCTTTGCGATAGTCAAATAAAGTCTGTTTCAGGGGAGAGTCACAGCAGATTCCTCGCTTCGCTCGGAATGACGCCGGCACCGATTCCCTCCCCCCAGCACCCAGCACCCAACACCCAACACCATCCCTACGCCGATTTCAGCGTTGAGCGCCTCCCCACCGACGATGAGGAAACCTACCGCGCCATGCGCTCGGGGGAACTCATCGGCATCCCGCAATCCGCATCGCCCGCCATGCGCCAGGCACACATTCGCCTGAGAACCCAAGACCTGCACGACGCGAGCTTGGTTCAAGCGGGCATCCGCCCGGGGGTCGGCGGCGCCGTCAAGATCAACGAACTGATCGCCCGGCGGCGGGGCAAGCCCTACTCCTTCGAGCACCCCGAACTGGAGCGCATTCTGGGACTGACCTACGGGATCATCGTGTTTCAGGAGCAGGTCGACCAACTCTTGCAGACCTTCTGTGGCTACACCAGCGGCGAGGCCGAGGACATGCGCGAGGCGATCCACAAGCGCCGAAGTGAAGATTACGGCCGGCAAATGAAGGAGCAGATCGTGGCCAAAGTGCTCTCGAACGGCTTCAGCGCGTCCGTTGCGGAGCAGGTCTACGATTACGTCTCGGGTTTTAAGGGCTATGGGTTCGCCCAGGGCCATGCCCTCGCGTTCGCTGAGATTTCCATCCGCTCCATCTATTGCCAGCAGAACTTCCCCGCCGAGTATTTCGCGGCCCTGCTGACCGCCCAGCCGGCGGGCTATTACGGCGAGAGCACGC is a window of Armatimonadota bacterium DNA encoding:
- a CDS encoding citrate synthase (catalyzes the formation of citrate from acetyl-CoA and oxaloacetate); amino-acid sequence: MAATAYPNYSPGLEGIVAGITKICEIDKEHSRLIYRGIDAHDIAEWGSFEETAHLLIHGALPNAQELAAFRKTLGEERQIPGQVYDVLRLLPTNTHPMDYARAGFAALASFDPDYATSPLDRAANVRKAVRITAKAGTIVANSHRIRHGQPIIEPDPSLGTAGNFLYMLHGKRQDAFTEKVLDTSLTLYAEHGFNASTFACRVTVATLSDIYSGIVTGIGTLHGALHGGANEEAMKMLIEIGSADRAEAWVKDALETKKKIMGFGHREYKKGDSRVPILKKLAREIGERKGDMHWVETAEIVEKTMMDIKGIIPNVDFPAAYAYYQLGIPIEIYTPIFVVARVTGWSAHAIEQLDNNRLIRPACIYEGPGLRPWPALESR
- the prpB gene encoding methylisocitrate lyase, which produces MLGPSIPSPGARLRQLMAEDIVMLPGVFNAITAKAAHRAGAQGLYLSGAGVTNGLLAVPDIALISLEEMARQARYVTQIAPLPVISDADTGFGSALSVSRTVIEMEQAGLAGIHIEDQISPKRCGHLDGKALITRDEMCAKVRAAVDSKKDPSFLIIARTDARGVEGLDAAIDRAKAYEDAGADAIFPEGLESASEFEAFRSAVSAPLLANMTEFGKTPFLSTFEFRTLGYNLVIFPMTAFRVMLKAVEETYAELVRTGTQAGILDRMRTRAELYETLEYRAYNDKDRRWSGSAHREGG
- a CDS encoding YbaN family protein; the encoded protein is MSVCKKRFYGFMSPMDRGQSLARTLWRPLYLSGGVLFVAMGVIGIFVPVWPTTIFFIMALWAFKRSSPPLEAWLLNHRLFGRTLRDWEQGRSMRRRAKVVSISAIWLCMAISAALTQKPYAWAILGGIGIALTVYLATRPTAPE
- a CDS encoding DNA-3-methyladenine glycosylase; the protein is MPHELPFRERLASSVHEAALALMGCILVREELSAKIVEVEAYRGGDDPGCHAFRGITPRNRVMFGPAGYAYTYFTYGNHWMLNVVAGPEGEGSAVLIRAAQPLTGLELMAQRRPKCKGETDLLSGPGKLAAAFGVTGKDYGIDLLDPASLLRIVPGERPSRLLFGPRVGLSPGKGDGHLWRLADSGALKWVSRPHSGLDPLEAIAAFRATPAL
- a CDS encoding DNA polymerase III subunit alpha, giving the protein MDPKDRKQPPDNTLLARWRETGEWWSGAPQLEFARYLDGRGIRREKSREGPSIGQFRSTPPKPEDQDYHDEWNLRLKKTRDEKVAKACGLIPKERILEDEATSPHRGEVGERSEPGEGGMGPRSQVRGPGPEGKQGQRDEGTKGRNPTSPHRGEVGERSEPGEGGMQSPRERKKEETLSIGEALTPYGVSRKEVGRARRLGTLTELSPQHAIRTSKLHSVSNSTKPLERNSRGALPRPKGRPAGAKGEALDRGAQSEPSPEGTTRLTLPYAPLHLYTGYAFGRGTMLAEEIPLICAAAGIKVAAIADPFALTGCVEFVKRSKASGIKPLVGASVQLPEGGWLVLIAKTKVGYQSLSELLSACHLDEPRQFPMATWSRLQRYSRDLICLTGGDIGPLDRLLVQGQLPEAQKLVERLCEIYGRSNVAIEIEMSYLPWQIVANRRLLELAEACEVLPVAGGCITHARPQHFPAQDMLVCAETLCTVDEIIGRKLQREASQPQLDPRPERAINAERYLRTPAEMTRLFVDRPDLLENTLRIADRCEDDVLPGRTRLPEIFPDPCHALREITLAGAHQHYGTMQPRLKRRIEQELSRINALNFADHFLAIWDACNWAREQGIQFSGRGSVVDSAVAYCLGLSRIDAFKHNLHFDRFLPADGSKRPDIDVDFEARRRDDVRLYFARKYGEDRVAGISAIGAYCTRGIIREVGKALGLPNETIGFLAKKVHGGIPPDQLESALTSRPELAGSGIPKERFRWVFELSERLMDIPRNMRSHSSGLLLSSRPIRETAPLLWSASPFSMERIPSNGDQVFRFSGFQDYSAAIAHSDDRHLAPEHLSTQNLNTTSSPLFPIIQWDKRSAKHFFDKFDILCLRGQDVLSGTQERIRLRARSEVRCPRSEASRSEESDRHPLCDSQIKSVSGESHSRFLASLGMTPAPIPSPQHPAPNTQHHPYADFSVERLPTDDEETYRAMRSGELIGIPQSASPAMRQAHIRLRTQDLHDASLVQAGIRPGVGGAVKINELIARRRGKPYSFEHPELERILGLTYGIIVFQEQVDQLLQTFCGYTSGEAEDMREAIHKRRSEDYGRQMKEQIVAKVLSNGFSASVAEQVYDYVSGFKGYGFAQGHALAFAEISIRSIYCQQNFPAEYFAALLTAQPAGYYGESTLCNEARIRGVKMLPPDVNLSQVTYSVEDVKSDMDPKIVLPNAAIRVGLMRVQGLSKETRERITRGDGDGENCMYGESGESCLRNDSHHAYNPHHSHHSHHPHQFFSFFDFVLRVRPDRDELENLILCGALDSLHPNRRALLWAIPSAIEFAELHGAMHDARIKRSGSQVVGLSGLPVRPENPTPENLNTPARRKPSISNRKSEIPLPLSFPEPELPTGIEDFSEAEKAVFERSLLGLDVERHLMAFERERVRNRGGITCLEAKSLAPGRKTIVVGNPIRLRFPPTPSGKRVVFFDLEDETGLLNVTCFDATYRRDGHAIVCSPYVTLIGVAQDRDGHTAFLAQRVFPYHPVLGKLTPADTALPLTTADFLAQ